AATTCCGGTAAATAACCAGTAGCCGCATTGACCTCTCCCAATGTTTGTACCAAAGAAAATTCTTCATCCGGAGCAATTAAAAGGCCATTTAATTTGTTTGCCCCCACCCCAATATTGTGCCTTCGATTTGTGGGACTACCAGAAAAATTTGATTCGCCCACGCCGAGCAAATCTTTAATGCCCAAATCATTAACATCTCCTATTGTTTGGCGGGGTTTAATTACTCTGCTTACTAGCCTTACTTCGTTCAATTCTCCGCTTTTTATAATTTCTTGCATTATTTTTTCGCAGCTATTTTCCATGTCTAATTTCAAACCGCCAGCGCCTGCTTGAAATTCTACTGCCTTTAATTCATCATCAGTTGAGGTTGAGAGGGTAAAAAGCGGTTCCTTAACTTCAATGTCAATTTCTTTCGCTATGTTTTCTAAAAAAGCAGTAGTTGAAGATTGGTTTATATTAATAATTAGATCATTTTCGTTTTTCAGGTCAAATTTTAACCAAGCCTCTATCTCTTTTTGTTTTATTTCCCAGGTTGCGTCTTCGTATTTTAAAATTAAAGAGCTGCCCTTAAATTTTTCCAAAATTTGCTCGGCTTTAGCCGCAAGAAGCAAGGTATCACCAGCTTTAATTTTTGGGTAATCAATTTTAAGTTTTAATTCAATTGGTTTATCAAAACCAAGGATGGCCGCCCGCCGCTCTAACTCTCTTAAAGCTCCATCATAATCAAAACTATTGCCATATTTTTCGGGTATGACCGAGACCTGATGGTTCTTTATTTCTAGCCGGGCGTCTTGGCCCGGGTTTTCCAGTTCAAAAAAATTTTGGCTAAGAATCTTTTTAAATTCCTCATTGTCAAGAGAATAATCAAGCGCAACTTCTTGTGGTTGAATCAAAAGCAGTAGCTGATATTTAACCTTATTTAAAAAATTTCCTTGCCGGCCTAATTGCCAAGCTTGGTTTAATGTTTGTTCTAAATCAAATCTTAAAATTTCTCGCGCTATGTCTGGATCTTCAGGAGCGATTAATATTGGCGTGATGCGAGTTTCTTTATAATTATCCCCGGTGTCAGCAACAAAAAGAATTCCCTCCCGGTTAATCTTATTTGTTAGGCGATGCAGAGCCTCTCGCGCTTCTTCGGGGG
This genomic interval from Patescibacteria group bacterium contains the following:
- a CDS encoding peptidoglycan binding domain-containing protein, with protein sequence MPSSPLEKIQNIAKDVSQDVKKNKNVWKRWFFVIAGVFSTLIILLIGAIFIYNQVHAQKIYPGVYIGKMNLGGYAPEEAREALHRLTNKINREGILFVADTGDNYKETRITPILIAPEDPDIAREILRFDLEQTLNQAWQLGRQGNFLNKVKYQLLLLIQPQEVALDYSLDNEEFKKILSQNFFELENPGQDARLEIKNHQVSVIPEKYGNSFDYDGALRELERRAAILGFDKPIELKLKIDYPKIKAGDTLLLAAKAEQILEKFKGSSLILKYEDATWEIKQKEIEAWLKFDLKNENDLIININQSSTTAFLENIAKEIDIEVKEPLFTLSTSTDDELKAVEFQAGAGGLKLDMENSCEKIMQEIIKSGELNEVRLVSRVIKPRQTIGDVNDLGIKDLLGVGESNFSGSPTNRRHNIGVGANKLNGLLIAPDEEFSLVQTLGEVNAATGYLPE